One genomic region from Candidatus Deferrimicrobiaceae bacterium encodes:
- a CDS encoding cupin domain-containing protein, translating to MTAPVFVHLKEKVSFDPARFAPKPLFESSEMKVIQAAFRAGQFIPVHKPDVHVVLYIVSGEGEVVAGETRRHVREGDLVVVPRKVARGVKAKTDMVVLHVVSPPPTEADHGDMAARIARGDFELPA from the coding sequence ATGACCGCGCCCGTGTTCGTTCATCTGAAGGAGAAGGTGTCGTTCGACCCGGCCCGGTTTGCCCCGAAGCCCCTGTTCGAGAGTTCGGAAATGAAGGTCATCCAGGCGGCATTCCGGGCAGGCCAGTTCATCCCCGTTCACAAGCCCGATGTCCATGTGGTCCTCTACATCGTGTCCGGGGAGGGGGAGGTCGTGGCGGGGGAGACGCGCCGCCACGTGAGGGAGGGGGACCTGGTCGTCGTCCCGCGCAAGGTGGCCCGCGGCGTGAAGGCGAAGACCGACATGGTCGTCCTCCACGTCGTCTCCCCGCCGCCCACGGAGGCCGACCACGGCGACATGGCGGCGAGGATCGCCCGGGGGGACTTCGAACTGCCGGCGTGA
- a CDS encoding TetR/AcrR family transcriptional regulator, which produces MAKKQSREVRREQIAEAALELLARQGIRRLSVGAVARRIGVVPSAVYRHFRGKEEILSAAVGRMGDRLLENVLRAGSAEEDAVERLRKILGFHVETIRQGYAGPRILFAEGISGGGAHHREEVYHVIRRYLDRVAEVIRQGQRRGDIREDIDPAAAAVHFIGLIQPAATLWYFSDGKFDVTRHAKKSFALFAKSIRTG; this is translated from the coding sequence GTGGCGAAGAAACAGAGCAGGGAGGTCCGAAGGGAGCAGATCGCGGAAGCCGCGCTCGAGCTTCTGGCGCGCCAGGGGATCAGGCGGCTGAGCGTGGGGGCGGTCGCCCGACGGATCGGGGTCGTCCCCTCCGCGGTCTACCGGCATTTCCGGGGGAAGGAGGAGATCCTCTCCGCCGCGGTCGGCCGGATGGGGGACCGGCTCCTGGAAAACGTCCTCAGGGCGGGCTCCGCGGAGGAGGACGCGGTGGAACGACTCCGGAAGATCCTCGGGTTCCATGTCGAGACGATCCGGCAGGGGTATGCGGGCCCCAGGATCCTTTTCGCGGAAGGAATTTCCGGCGGCGGGGCGCACCACCGCGAAGAGGTCTACCACGTGATCCGCCGCTACCTGGACCGGGTTGCGGAGGTCATTCGGCAGGGACAGCGGCGGGGGGACATTCGCGAGGATATCGACCCGGCGGCGGCGGCGGTCCATTTCATCGGGCTGATCCAGCCGGCGGCGACGCTCTGGTATTTCAGCGACGGGAAGTTCGACGTCACTCGCCACGCCAAGAAATCGTTCGCGCTGTTCGCAAAATCGATCCGGACGGGGTGA
- the corA gene encoding magnesium/cobalt transporter CorA, with protein MGRKRSRKRIKRWHPPGTLPGTLVAHVEAGAEPPQIHMFSYGPDRCEERVLRPEEIPSLVVPENGVLWLDIWGLSDPGVVKAVGDRFGFHPLALEDVLNIPQRPKVDRYENHLLVILREVSYPVETEQVSLFLSDRLVVTFQERPGDPFDPIRDRLRKGSGRIRSLGADYLLYSLCDAVVDSIFPTLEKLGEEVETLEETVIGTPTRETLREIRGVKKQLLEIRRAIWPARDAMSELLREDSPLIRPETRVFLRDCYDHTIQVMDMVETYREMAASLVDEYISSVSNRMNEIMKVLTIMATIFIPLTFIAGVYGMNFDREASPFNMPELGWRYGYPFILLVMAATAGGLVWYFRKKKWF; from the coding sequence ATGGGTCGGAAGAGGTCGAGGAAACGGATCAAGCGGTGGCATCCGCCCGGGACGCTGCCGGGGACGTTGGTGGCCCACGTCGAGGCGGGGGCGGAGCCGCCGCAGATCCACATGTTCTCGTACGGTCCGGACCGTTGCGAGGAGCGGGTCCTGCGCCCGGAAGAGATCCCCTCCCTTGTCGTACCGGAGAACGGCGTCCTCTGGCTCGACATCTGGGGGCTTTCCGATCCCGGGGTCGTGAAGGCGGTCGGCGACCGGTTCGGTTTCCACCCTCTTGCCCTGGAGGATGTCCTGAACATCCCCCAGCGCCCCAAGGTGGACCGGTACGAAAACCACTTGCTCGTCATCCTGCGCGAGGTCTCGTATCCGGTGGAAACGGAACAGGTGAGTCTGTTCCTCTCCGACCGCCTCGTGGTGACGTTCCAGGAGCGGCCGGGGGATCCCTTCGATCCGATCCGCGACCGGCTGCGGAAAGGGTCGGGCAGGATCCGCTCCCTGGGGGCGGACTACCTTCTCTACTCCTTGTGCGACGCCGTCGTCGACTCCATCTTTCCGACGCTCGAGAAACTGGGGGAAGAGGTGGAGACCCTGGAGGAGACGGTGATCGGCACGCCCACCCGAGAGACGTTGCGGGAGATCCGCGGGGTGAAGAAGCAGCTGCTCGAGATCCGCCGCGCCATCTGGCCCGCCCGCGACGCCATGAGCGAGCTGTTGCGCGAGGACTCCCCCCTGATCCGGCCCGAAACCCGCGTGTTCCTGCGGGACTGCTACGATCACACGATCCAGGTGATGGACATGGTGGAGACGTACCGGGAGATGGCGGCAAGCCTGGTCGACGAGTACATCTCCTCGGTGTCGAACCGGATGAACGAGATCATGAAAGTGCTCACCATCATGGCGACGATCTTCATTCCCCTCACCTTCATTGCCGGGGTGTACGGGATGAATTTCGACAGAGAGGCATCCCCGTTCAACATGCCGGAGCTCGGCTGGCGGTACGGATACCCGTTCATCCTCCTGGTGATGGCGGCGACGGCGGGGGGATTGGTCTGGTACTTCCGGAAGAAGAAGTGGTTTTGA